The Montipora foliosa isolate CH-2021 chromosome 14, ASM3666993v2, whole genome shotgun sequence genome window below encodes:
- the LOC137985354 gene encoding reticulocyte-binding protein homolog 2b-like — protein MPSKRSNNAPTRIEDQVYYLVQFVDDGIFDIKTAKDIRTRDDNRKEARYGEISYLCTIMYESDDKEYVMKRKNAMEKLKSTKSNKPVKRKLITNDSKKKENEVEDQRKSKKSVNHEETVRRKAEREKKQAEKEQAKALKEREKAENEKRKAALTEKDNHVVAAMSSLAESLHEQSSSVRQNQAEANFGNEEMSDNEVLYLDDFDNTDTVSVSTDSASSYNRNQQNDSVNKRTPLTQLTPLQPPKNQNSTPRNTVGERLPRRKDSNYEAQALDNFDDADIVSECSAMIQLPTYSVSNYRRKHDNLMDSSNQPLSEQFLTPEQLSPRLQSYPTTSVTSHKNQNFLYNSPRSTVGGKRPRQFTPEFLRQQERPTVGGKRPRSRFCLSSDIESCQNCEEYKIIIERQKQEIVQLKAQVEGRYEELPRPGKVPQVVADRFKMVELSRGRGVFLYEDQLINAKSKRSSTSAACFLLSCFYKNEELVGRNLTGPNEKESVHPDILSSILDFAVKAGGKQAAIKQALRNKLSSITTRASGWQPPRKA, from the exons ATGCCGAGTAAGAGATCGAACAATGCTCCAACCCGAATTGAAGATCAAG TATACTACCTGGTCCAGTTTGTCGACGATGGAATTTTTGACATCAAAACAGCGAAGGATATAAGAACAAGAGACGATAACAGAAAAGAAGCACGTTATGGTGAAATATCTTACTTATGCACCATAATGTATGAAAGTG ATGACAAAGAGTATGTCATGAAGAGAAAAAATGCAATGGAGAAATTGAAGAGCACCAAGTCAAACAAGCCAGTTAAAAGAAAATTGATAACAAATGActccaagaaaaaagaaaatgaagtgGAAGATCAGAGAAAATCGAAGAAAAGTGTCAACCATGAAGAAACTGTTAGACGAAAAGCTGAACGCGAGAAGAAACAGGCAGAAAAGGAACAAGCTAAAGCACTTAAGGAAAGAGAGAAAGCAGAAAATGAGAAAAGAAAAGCAGCATTAACTGAAAAGGATAATCATGTTGTCGCAGCAATGAGTTCTTTGGCAGAATCCCTCCATGAACAGAGTTCATCAGTTAGACAAAACCAGGCAGAAGCTAATTTTGGCAATGAAGAAATGTCTGACAATGAAGTTCTATACCTTGATGATTTTGATAATACTGATACTGTTTCAGTATCAACTGATTCTGCATCCTCCTACAACAGGAATCAGCAGAATGACTctgtaaacaaaagaacaccTCTTACACAGCTGACGCCCCTGCAACCACCCAAGAACCAAAACAGTACTCCAAGAAACACTGTTGGCGAAAGGCTTCCAAGAAGAAAGGATTCAAACTATGAAGCTCAAGCCCTTGATAACTTTGATGATGCAGATATTGTTTCTGAGTGCTCTGCCATGATTCAACTGCCAACTTATTCTGTAAGCAACTACAGAAGGAAACATGATAATTTAATGGACAGCAGCAACCAGCCACTTAGTGAACAATTCTTGACACCAGAACAGCTATCCCCTCGATTGCAAAGCTACCCAACAACTTCTGTAACATCCCATAAAAACCAAAACTTTTTGTACAATTCTCCCAGAAGCACTGTTGGTGGAAAGAGACCACGACAATTTACTCCAGAGTTTCTAAGACAACAAGAAAGGCCAACTGTGGGTGGAAAGAGGCCCAGGTCACGATTTTGCCTTTCTTCAGATATAGAATCCTGCCAGAACTGTGAGGAGTATAAGATAATTATTGAGaggcaaaaacaagaaattgtTCAACTCAAGGCCCAAG TTGAAGGTCGTTATGAGGAGTTGCCGAGGCCTGGAAAAGTACCTCAAGTTGTGGCAGACCGCTTCAAG ATGGTTGAACTATCAAGAGGAAGAGGGGTCTTTTTGTATGAAGACCAGTTAATAAATGCAAAAAGCAAACGCAGCTCCACTTCTGCTGCATGCTTTTTGCTGAGCTGTTTTTATAAAAATGAAGAGCTTGTAGGAAGAAACCTGACAGGGCCAAATGAAAAAGAATCAGTACATCCTGACATACTTTCGTCAATATTGG ATTTTGCTGTCAAGGCTGGGGGAAAGCAGGCAGCAATAAAGCAGGCCCTGCGCAACAAATTAAGTTCTATTACCACAAGGGCAAGTGGGTGGCAGCCACCTAGAAAAGCATAA